Proteins encoded in a region of the Zea mays cultivar B73 chromosome 2, Zm-B73-REFERENCE-NAM-5.0, whole genome shotgun sequence genome:
- the LOC103646676 gene encoding UDP-glycosyltransferase 92A1 → MVGTEHPVHVVLFPFMAQGHVAPFRFLAELVRRARPDASITIVATPWVSESLRATLAASNVDVHALPFNPADHGLPADAHNSASIGPDQLGSLFAASESLGPAFCRFVAGLRATDPAAHVHIMADMFLGWTVGVARDDAGVSHSIVFTCGSYGAAVYFSLWNSVPLGAFSAGSTDDAFVLPQFPQISVRRSQLSDQLAAADGKDTRSTFIRKQIAFFSRADALIVNTAENLEPKGLTMLQQWFNVPAYPVGPLLRTTVAASSSETKDTSSTIFAWLDKQLPGSVLYVSFGSQFNINATQMVELAIGLEQSAHKFVWVIRPPSGFDDNRECWSEWLPDGFSERLVVTGQGLVVPCWAPQVEILAHAANGAFLTHCGWNSVQESLAHGVPLIGWPLSAEQFYNAKMLVEEMGVCVEVARGSDGVRRERITEVVAMVLGDTLELAALRRNAAAEAEKLIRAAGENDRNGSSVKVMQMFFNEMSHLF, encoded by the coding sequence ATGGTTGGTACCGAGCACCCCGTGCACGTTGTCCTGTTCCCGTTCATGGCGCAGGGCCACGTCGCGCCGTTCCGCTTCCTCGCCGAGCTCGTCCGCCGAGCCCGACCAGACGCCAGCATCACCATAGTCGCAACTCCCTGGGTGTCCGAGTCACTCCGGGCCACTCTCGCGGCGAGCAACGTCGACGTCCACGCCCTGCCGTTCAACCCAGCCGACCATGGTCTCCCGGCCGACGCCCACAACTCGGCAAGCATCGGCCCCGATCAGCTCGGCAGCCTCTTCGCCGCCTCTGAGTCCCTCGGCCCAGCGTTCTGTCGCTTCGTCGCCGGCCTCAGGGCCACCGACCCTGCCGCTCATGTACATATCATGGCGGACATGTTCTTGGGCTGGACGGTGGGCGTCGCCCGCGACGACGCCGGCGTGTCCCACTCCATCGTCTTCACCTGCGGCAGCTACGGGGCGGCGGTTTACTTCTCGCTATGGAACAGCGTCCCGCTCGGCGCATTCAGCGCGGGGTCAACCGACGACGCCTTCGTGTTGCCGCAGTTCCCGCAGATTAGCGTCCGGCGCTCGCAGCTCAGCGACCAACTTGCCGCGGCCGACGGCAAGGACACCAGGTCTACTTTCATCCGCAAGCAGATCGCCTTCTTCTCCCGTGCCGACGCGCTGATTGTCAACACCGCAGAGAACCTGGAACCCAAGGGGCTGACGATGCTCCAGCAATGGTTCAACGTACCAGCGTACCCAGTTGGGCCACTCCTCCGTACCACGGTGGCAGCGTCGTCGTCAGAAACGAAGGATACTAGCAGCACAATCTTCGCCTGGCTCGACAAGCAGCTGCCGGGTTCCGTTCTGTACGTGTCGTTCGGGTCACAGTTCAACATCAACGCCACACAGATGGTGGAGCTAGCGATTGGGCTCGAGCAGAGCGCCCACAAGTTCGTGTGGGTGATCCGGCCGCCGTCTGGGTTCGACGACAACCGCGAGTGCTGGTCCGAGTGGCTGCCGGACGGGTTCAGTGAGAGACTAGTGGTCACAGGGCAGGGCCTTGTGGTACCGTGCTGGGCGCCGCAAGTGGAAATCCTTGCGCATGCAGCTAATGGAGCCTTCCTGACGCACTGCGGATGGAACTCGGTGCAGGAGAGTCTCGCCCATGGCGTGCCACTGATAGGGTGGCCGCTCTCGGCGGAGCAGTTCTACAATGCCAAGATGCTGGTGGAGGAGATGGGGGTGTGCGTGGAAGTGGCTCGCGGGAGCGACGGCGTGAGAAGGGAGAGGATCACCGAGGTGGTGGCAATGGTGCTTGGCGATACCTTGGAGCTTGCAGCGCTGAGACGGAATGCGGCGGCCGAGGCGGAGAAGTTGATTCGCGCAGCAGGGGAGAACGACCGCAACGGGTCGTCGGTGAAAGTGATGCAGATGTTCTTCAACGAAATGTCTCATCTCTTCTAA